In one Elusimicrobiota bacterium genomic region, the following are encoded:
- the rplM gene encoding 50S ribosomal protein L13, whose translation MDRKTYLAKNTDIKRTWHLIDASGKVLGRLATEAADKLRGKGKPIYTPSVDCGDFVVVTNASKVVLTGKKLEQKFAFHFLGHPGSDRHTPYSVIMEKNPEKAVILAVKGMLPKNKLASRQIKRLKIYKNSSHPHAAQFASSVSGAK comes from the coding sequence ATGGACAGAAAGACATATTTAGCTAAAAATACCGATATAAAAAGAACTTGGCATTTGATAGATGCATCAGGTAAAGTTCTCGGCCGTCTTGCTACGGAAGCCGCCGATAAATTGAGGGGCAAAGGAAAGCCAATTTATACCCCCAGCGTTGACTGCGGAGATTTTGTTGTTGTTACTAACGCAAGCAAAGTGGTATTAACTGGAAAAAAGCTAGAGCAAAAATTTGCTTTTCATTTTTTGGGCCATCCCGGCAGCGACCGTCATACTCCTTATTCAGTTATCATGGAAAAAAATCCTGAAAAGGCAGTGATTCTTGCGGTGAAAGGGATGCTTCCAAAAAATAAATTGGCAAGCAGGCAAATTAAAAGGCTTAAAATATACAAAAATTCATCTCATCCTCACGCAGCGCAGTTTGCTTCTTCAGTATCGGGTGCGAAATAA
- a CDS encoding 3'-5' exonuclease produces MKKIKCNLPALAFLDVETTGLSTQNGDRICEIAILRREENGKITKWESLINPCRPISYGAQAVNCITYDMVKDAPVFEEVANKILKLIKGSSLVCHNAYFDLNFLAMELALCDIVLPVLPIVDTLRVARQHFNFPSNSLPKIAEFLDINVEKKHRAMADVDTTHKVFNRFWAELNKKGIRKIEEIAFHHI; encoded by the coding sequence ATGAAAAAAATCAAATGTAATCTTCCTGCCTTGGCTTTCCTGGATGTTGAAACAACCGGGCTTTCAACGCAAAACGGGGACAGGATCTGCGAGATAGCAATCTTGCGGCGGGAAGAAAACGGGAAAATAACTAAATGGGAAAGTTTAATAAATCCCTGCAGGCCCATTTCATACGGGGCTCAAGCCGTTAACTGCATAACTTATGATATGGTTAAAGATGCCCCGGTTTTTGAAGAAGTTGCAAATAAAATACTGAAACTTATTAAAGGAAGTTCGTTGGTATGCCACAATGCGTATTTTGACTTAAATTTTCTTGCCATGGAATTAGCTTTATGTGATATTGTTTTGCCTGTTTTGCCGATTGTAGATACGTTAAGAGTAGCAAGACAACATTTTAATTTTCCTTCAAATAGTCTGCCCAAAATAGCCGAATTTCTTGATATAAATGTTGAAAAAAAACATAGGGCTATGGCAGATGTTGATACCACGCACAAAGTTTTTAACCGATTTTGGGCAGAGCTCAATAAAAAAGGCATCAGAAAAATTGAAGAAATAGCATTTCATCATATTTAG
- a CDS encoding glutamine synthetase III: MAKKIRRNQNDQISSIESIYGEKVFSLKTMKKYLSAKAYKSLMGTIREGRSLDPKIADEVAGAMKKWAVSKGATHFTHWFQPLTGGTAEKHDSFIVPDGEGGVEMKFSGKELIQGEPDASSFPSGGLRATFEARGYTAWDPTSPAFIKQGPNAAVLCIPTAFYSYNGEALDKKTPLLRSIHVLAKQINRLAKLFGIKSKGIHPYATLGPEQEYFLIDKKYYLERLDLIQTGRTLFGKKPAKHQQMEDHYFGALKPRIMAFMENLDHELWRLGIPAKTRHNEVAPAQFEIAPVYEALNLAVDHNMMVMETLRQVAEKHGLVCLLHEKPFAGINGSGKHNNWSICGPDGKNWLTPGNNPHENAIFITVICALMKAIDTYAGMLRGSVASAGNDHRLGANEAPPAIISIFLGEQLTDIIEQIEKGGAKSSKEGGFLEVGVSSLPKLPRDVTDRNRTSPFAFTGNKFEFRAVGSNQNCAGPNIILNTIVADALDEICTELEAVGAKSKKFNESLQEILQRIVKKHKRIVFNGDNYTEEWHNEAERRGLPNLKNSLTALKEMVKDDAIKVLEKHNVLSKTESLSRYEIYKEQYEKTVKFETGVVLEMAKTLIMPAVIKYKNELATTIQNVKANKQNTKNTEDLLNEVVTLSEKALSEISALEESYEGHDSLNMLDFMSQLRKTVDSLEGVVAREYWPIPTYTEMLFIY, encoded by the coding sequence ATGGCAAAAAAAATCAGAAGAAATCAAAATGATCAAATTTCATCAATTGAGAGCATATATGGTGAAAAAGTATTTAGTTTAAAAACTATGAAAAAGTATCTTTCTGCCAAAGCTTACAAATCGCTTATGGGCACTATAAGGGAAGGCCGTTCTTTGGATCCAAAAATTGCAGATGAAGTCGCGGGGGCTATGAAAAAATGGGCCGTTTCTAAAGGAGCGACTCATTTTACGCATTGGTTTCAGCCTTTGACCGGAGGAACAGCGGAAAAACACGATTCTTTTATTGTCCCCGATGGTGAAGGCGGGGTTGAAATGAAGTTTTCAGGAAAAGAGCTAATACAAGGAGAACCTGATGCTTCAAGTTTTCCTTCCGGCGGGCTTCGCGCAACTTTTGAGGCGCGGGGGTACACTGCTTGGGATCCGACAAGCCCTGCATTTATAAAGCAAGGTCCTAATGCTGCAGTGCTTTGCATACCTACGGCATTTTATTCTTATAACGGGGAAGCGCTTGACAAAAAAACGCCTTTGCTTCGGTCCATACACGTTCTTGCCAAGCAGATCAACCGTCTTGCGAAACTATTCGGGATAAAATCTAAAGGGATACATCCTTATGCAACTCTGGGTCCGGAACAGGAATATTTCCTAATTGATAAAAAATATTATCTTGAACGGCTTGATCTCATTCAAACCGGACGGACACTTTTCGGAAAAAAACCCGCTAAACATCAGCAGATGGAAGACCACTATTTTGGTGCATTAAAACCACGCATAATGGCATTTATGGAAAACCTTGATCATGAACTTTGGAGATTAGGTATTCCTGCTAAAACACGCCATAATGAAGTTGCTCCCGCGCAATTTGAGATAGCGCCGGTTTATGAAGCGCTGAATCTTGCTGTTGACCATAACATGATGGTTATGGAGACATTGAGGCAGGTTGCTGAAAAGCACGGTCTGGTATGTTTGCTGCATGAAAAACCTTTTGCAGGAATTAACGGTTCAGGCAAACATAACAACTGGTCAATCTGCGGGCCTGACGGAAAAAACTGGCTTACGCCGGGAAACAATCCTCATGAGAACGCAATATTTATTACCGTTATTTGTGCTTTAATGAAAGCGATTGATACTTATGCCGGAATGCTCAGAGGCTCAGTTGCTTCTGCAGGAAATGATCACAGGCTTGGCGCAAATGAAGCTCCCCCGGCAATTATTTCCATATTTTTAGGTGAACAGCTTACAGATATAATTGAACAGATAGAAAAAGGCGGGGCAAAAAGTTCAAAAGAAGGCGGTTTCCTTGAAGTGGGCGTGAGTTCTCTTCCTAAACTTCCTAGGGATGTTACAGACAGAAACCGAACTTCTCCGTTTGCTTTTACGGGAAATAAATTTGAGTTCCGCGCCGTGGGATCAAACCAAAATTGCGCTGGTCCAAATATTATTTTAAACACCATTGTGGCCGATGCCTTGGATGAAATTTGCACTGAGCTTGAAGCAGTCGGCGCGAAAAGCAAAAAATTCAATGAATCGTTACAAGAAATACTTCAAAGGATAGTTAAAAAACATAAACGCATAGTATTTAACGGCGACAACTATACTGAAGAATGGCATAATGAAGCCGAAAGGCGGGGTTTGCCTAATTTAAAAAATAGTTTAACTGCTTTAAAAGAAATGGTTAAAGATGATGCGATTAAGGTTTTAGAAAAACATAATGTCCTTTCAAAGACCGAAAGCCTTTCCCGATATGAAATATATAAAGAACAGTATGAAAAGACTGTTAAGTTTGAGACAGGAGTGGTTTTGGAAATGGCAAAAACTCTTATTATGCCAGCAGTAATTAAATATAAGAATGAACTGGCAACTACGATCCAAAATGTAAAAGCAAACAAACAAAATACCAAAAATACCGAAGATTTGCTCAACGAGGTAGTTACCTTGAGCGAAAAAGCTCTTTCAGAAATCAGCGCGTTAGAAGAATCTTATGAAGGACATGATTCTCTAAACATGCTTGACTTCATGTCCCAGCTGAGGAAAACGGTGGATTCCCTTGAAGGCGTTGTGGCAAGGGAATACTGGCCTATCCCGACATACACTGAGATGCTGTTCATTTATTGA
- the rpsI gene encoding 30S ribosomal protein S9, giving the protein MAQGSIIQATGRRKNASARVKILEGTGKIIVNNKSIDDFFSGLERHKKEALRPVLLFPSANSHDIYVNVRGGGITGQAGAISLGIARAFLKMDPSLKQNLRKENLLTRDSRMVERKKPGRPKARKRFQYGKR; this is encoded by the coding sequence ATGGCTCAAGGTTCAATTATTCAAGCGACAGGACGAAGAAAAAATGCCAGTGCCCGAGTTAAGATACTTGAAGGGACGGGCAAAATTATAGTTAATAACAAGTCCATTGACGATTTTTTTTCGGGCCTTGAAAGGCACAAGAAAGAAGCCTTAAGACCCGTTTTGCTTTTTCCTTCCGCTAATAGCCATGATATTTATGTAAATGTGCGAGGCGGAGGAATAACGGGCCAGGCCGGAGCTATCAGTCTGGGTATCGCACGAGCGTTTTTAAAGATGGACCCTTCCTTAAAACAAAATTTGAGGAAAGAAAATCTTTTGACTCGCGACTCGCGCATGGTTGAACGAAAAAAACCGGGCAGGCCAAAAGCGCGAAAGAGATTCCAGTACGGCAAGAGATAA